A stretch of DNA from Sebastes umbrosus isolate fSebUmb1 chromosome 14, fSebUmb1.pri, whole genome shotgun sequence:
atctaactaagtcgttttgttgcctaagcctaaccaagttgttactttcctaaacctaactaagtagttttattttgaaaagacgagtggaaattgacatgtgcgtcaggtgttgttgaaagtcatgctgagcatcacgaaaatAAAGGAAAAGTTGTGTCTATATAAACGAATCAAaaagattaaatttcgtgactatttcacaaactgttgtgagactgtgttgcataTAAAGAGGTGTCTGAGAACAAGACATAAACAGAAAAGTTCTTGATTTAATATCATATACCTCTTTTTGGAAGGACACTGACAAAAGCAGACAAAGCCATATCAAGCTGTTCCTCTTTTTGTGCTTTAGGCCAAAATCCTGATCCAACACAAACCCAATTTGTAACCATGCTTGGCTTAAACCTGCAAAAGTCGATCACTGGTAAAGCAGCGGTTGTAAGTTGTGGcctttcatttaaaaagcagTTCAAATGGCTTCAGTCTCCACGGGGGAGGAATCCATCCAAAAATGTGCTGTCAGATCGCTCCCTTGCCCACGGCCATTATGTATGCGTCACGCTGTTTCTCGTGCGAGATGATGGAGCAGTCTGCAGAATCAGACCTCGGTGTTACATCTATGTCAGGTGACATCCCCCCAAAATAATGAGATAGTCTATCAAAGTCAAGCCTGAAACCCTCCTGTAGTTTAGAAGCCAACAGGACATATGGCGTGCTGATCGGCCAATACAAttctgtaaattaaaacaagaaCAAACCGTTCACTCCCATTCTGCATCTATACAAACCAACTTAATGGCATTAATAGCCAACTGAAGTTATCGACCTCACCTTTACTCCATTGGCAAACAAAGTGTGCATATCCGGTGCCTGTTCACACTTCATCACATCCTCCACTAGAGTGCGGAGTCCTTAAATTGCCCACTTAGCTCAGCTGTAAAGACCAAATGACTTTACAGCATGGTGCCAGGTTTCTGGGTCAGCCTCCATAACAGTTTATAGgacatctgtatttatttatgccatACATGAAGTAGtgaattatactgtatgtgggacATGCACGCCCACATTAGCAATTATTAGGAGCCGGAGGAGGCCTACATATCGGTGGCACTGGACCAATAAAGTGTGACAAGGCTAAACGTTCGCCTCCCCACCTCGTCACACATTATGAAACACGACTGTTTGACTGACGGGCTGGGTTGCCGCTCGCACCAACACACcctgctgaacacacacacaaaaaaagcacaCTCAGATAAACCATacactattgtattgtattatcaGCTCTATTGGCTTATCAAACACTGGAACTTAAGTAAATGTCATCAGGGaccttcttccttttttttaggaacttttCTTAGTACGCTGTTTCCTGAACAAACTATCTACAGAATAAACATCCCTCTCTTCTGTCGAAATCCATCTTTAACTGGTGAAGTGATACTTGATCAACAGAGCGCCAGGTCCTGAGAGAgtgttttcctcctctgtgccCAAATGAAAAGCCTTGTGCTCTGAGAACAGCTTGTCCCTCCCAGTCATCATAGCAGACTAACACCTCTGAGCCAGTGCGGGTGAGCAGCAGCTTAATACTTCAGCACAGCCCAGGATAACACCCGCTGCTGGAAAGACTCTCAACGGCTTGAATTATACACACATTTCTATAAATAAAGTGGGGAAAAGGTTAGCTTAACGTTCATGAAAATCTCTCAAGGTGACTTCAGTATAGTAAGAAAGAGaatatgaatgtctgtaccaaatgtaATGACAGTCCATCCACTAGATGTGGACCAGAGTGGTGGACTGACCAATAACGTTGCTATCTTTAGAGTCACACCGCTACTAACATTTTTactcaacaaataaatatataaacaatggGTTAATGTTGTCTGATAAAAATGATTGAAAATGAACGGGAGCATGCTTAATGTggcttaaataaatgtaatgccCAGGCCACACTGCCTGTATGAGCAACGCGTGTGTGTCGCGGAACCTGTTGCTTTTTATTCCGGCGCCCATTGACATCacaccagcaacattactacagctgtgcaatatgtcacggacatgaaaaaaatttatatttatttttaactcaatacatttcaaaataaaagccctctagcatttttctgtggacagaatcccttaatttattaacacaaggattttattctgaaataatagtaggacagtgttgtagaaaatgcagtgacttgcgcGGCGCCATAAATTAATAGAGTACCTGCTTTTAATTGTGGAAATACGGTAGTCATAGCAGAAAGGGAAAGGGGGACTGGCGGGACTGGCGGGACTGGCGGGACTGACGGTACCGGCGCTGCAACACGCGTGCGAGCCGCAGCAGTTCCACGAGGTGGCTCACGTGCTGCTAACACAGGTAGTGTGGCCCGGGCGTAACTGAGCAAAAGTGGATGATTAATTTGTCACATTTAGttgaatttaaagctgcactaatcaatatttttacattaataatGGATGAAATGACTATGTGTAATATTAAAGGGGTTACCCGTAGTGAAGAATCCATAGATAATTATCATCCGACTGTAGTTTCCTTCCATATTTCAGTGTCTTTCAGCccagtgttttggttttacgaCCCTGGaactttaatgttttggttGAGTCTCACAGTTCTCATCAACCTTGTTTCAGCCACAGCAGGCAGATGTTTTCTGAAAGGAAAGCTCTAAAAAAACGACTGTATTCTATAgctgcccagcaccaaatggcACACAGCCAGTGTTATGATCACAGATTTTTCTGCTAAACCGAGGTGTTAAGTTAAATTCACTTTCTTTTACACCAAGTCCGACCTTCAAAGTTTTGAGGGTGATGAAATATAGGCTGAAATATGTAGGCTCCTATGCGGGCCATGTCCTGCTGTGTTTAATGAACTGAAGAACCTGAGAGATGGAGCCAAATTGCTCGGGGGCCTTGAGCTTTAGTTTCAGACCAGTGTAGTCTCCAGGGAGGAGAGAAAGCAGAGGTCAGGAAGGTCAGAGTTAACATCCCACAGGCCCTTGCTGGGAGTTTATGAAATGCAGCACGCAACAGTAACATCAGGAGATGTGCTTGAATTGTGATTTAAGctgacatttattttcaaagAGAAACCGTTTCTTACTGCgaaatatttgttttctcagCAGAAAATTAGATTTACGCACATCTGTAATAGAATAACgaacaagtacacacacacaaacacaggtagGTAACCAGTTTAAATATACAATCTTGGCGCAGACATGGTCCAATCTAATCTGAACAAGCCCACTCATATTGTAGAAATCAACCCGATCTGCAGTTCAATCTTCAAATAATTTACCCAAAGTACAAGAACAACTTTTGAGATAGCTTCAATAAAATGtggcaataaaataaataaaataaatcacatactGTGTTAAAATATGGTGACATGAAATGTGCTTTTAATTAGCCTAATTAGCCAATGTACCCCATTACTGGCCATTAGCATGTGCCAGAGTGAACAGTTGGACTCAGTAATGAATGACAGCACTAATAAGGTGAACATTTCTACCCATAAATCCCTTTCAGCTCGGGTAATGGCTTTAGTGGTATCATAGCAACAAGTGACAGAGTCTGGGAACGGAGAGCATGTGAGAGATGTTAGTATGATAATGATAACCGCAATATTATATTGCTTTTCTACTTTGTCTGAATTGAAAGCAAGCCATGGAGACAATGATATTTTTGAACGCACTCCTTTTTTAGAGATGTACAGAGGAGCAGAACATGTTTCCCTGCAGCCTCCTCAGTCTCTTGACATGTGAGCGGAGTGTCAGAAGATGACAATGAAACGCCTCCCTTTGTGACCATTTATCATGAATGCAAATAAAACCAGCGAGTGTTACAGAAATGTCCACTGACACTACATCTACtctgaaataaagaaaagagcTGAGATCAGGCTGCAAGTAACATGTTTGTATATGAAATAAATTGACAAATATATCAAAACGTACTAAACAGGCTTTAAAGTGACTACACTGCCCTTGTGGAAATTGAGATCATTTATATTCAACAAAACAGTCTCACAGGGCTCTAAAATTGACATTTAATTTTGGACATCAAAAGTAAATGATATGCATATTTTTATAGCCTGGGCAGTCTGCTGAGAACGGCTCTACATATGTGACCTTTCAATGATGACTACCATAATGACTGCAAGAGCATTTTTGTCCTTCAAGCTAAATGACTGAACTCCTTtgtcagtgctttaaaaagcAACGATTATCGAAGCTAAGCTTTAGACACGGTCAAGTAATTGTTCTATTTAGTTTGTATACTTTCCCTAAATTTGagctaaaaaaaatgcaagtcgttcttctggagctttcaatcaaACCACCAGATGTGTATCAGCAGGTGGATGAAGATCATCATCAGAACAGCTACTGCTGTCATCTATGTAAAGGTAATATTTACCTCATCAATGTGGAATTTTGGCAAAATGTtgaattttgtattttatgatgATTTATGAGTGATGCATTAtgcattataataatatattttcaaCACTTTTAATTATAAGTGTGATTTTTGTGTCTCTAAtcctctttttttaatataaataatgaacagtttttgttttcttttgacaTAAATATTCCTGATCATGGTGCAACAGCAACAActgaattttaaatttaaacaatCACTGAATTAAGCCAAACAAATACTTTATAAAAAGATTATAAATCAACATAACGCGGTAAACACCATCGTCTTGCGGTTTTTGTGGTTCAATtcagattaatttatttttcttcagtaCACAAAGACATTTCTAGTCGCAGTCAGAGCTGAAATGGAGACTTAGCGTTAAAGGTGCTCAATGCAAAAAATTCTAAgtatatctattgcctccattcggctctcaacatggcgacggctaagCGCTAACAGTGCAAGCAAGGCAACACGGCTGACAGAGCATGCACTAAAAGCCcgactatgtcaacaaagcacagaaaagctctgattacaacacacacagagggagagtgacttcattctctgctcaggtagacattactcttctatatctttacatagacgataattgtttgctgctattttaatgctctggatatggTATAGAGCATATTTGAGCATATagagcatatattttttaacaattaaaGCTTCACGAAGGTTGCTTTAATGATCTGAAAATCAATATTCAAGCATGTGTTAAAACATCTGCGCATTTAATTAACTACTGTAACTCTCGGCTGTGATTTACAAGCAGCGTGCATCATTGATAAAAAGAGTGACATGATTGATTCATGGATGATTGATTTATGACAGTCAGTATTAAACACCATCTCTGATCCtgtttgcagcagcagtcagaaaCTAACCGCGACACTCTGCTGGAAATGTTTTCTGCAGcattacatacacacaaaggaaataactctgtcacacatttttttctcttactcTTCTTGATTTGCATAAGtgcctgtgattggttgttgcAAGCTCACGGAGAAGGAAATACTGCCCTCTCCTGATTGGCAGGGAGCAGAAGGGGGCAGGTGTTGTGTGTGAACATAAATACAGCCTTGACAGGCACACTTGCATGCATCTGCTACCATCATCCTCTTCAACAGAACTACATCCAGCTCCATCACTGACATCAACTCAGTCTTCAGACGAGGATCCACAGGTCAAGGAGAAGAGATTCTCTcaagcaggagaaaaagagcaaCAGGAGGTCATCATGTCTTTTGAAGTAAAGGAGAAGACAGAGGTGCGTCTGGTGTTTCTGGGAGCAGCTGGAGTGGGGAAAACAGCCCTCATCCAACGCTTCCTCAAAGACACCTTTGAGCCCAAGCACCGGCGCACGGTGGAGGAGCTCCACAGGAAGGAGTACGAGGTGGCGGGCGTTAAAGTCACCATCAACATCATGGACACCAGTGGCAGCTACTCCTTTCCCGCCATGCGCAAGCTCTCCATCCAGAACAGCGACGCCTTCGCCCTGGTCTACGCCGTGGACGACCCCGAATCCCTGGTCGCGGTCAAGAGCCTGCGAGACGAGA
This window harbors:
- the rasd4 gene encoding rasd family member 4: MHLLPSSSSTELHPAPSLTSTQSSDEDPQVKEKRFSQAGEKEQQEVIMSFEVKEKTEVRLVFLGAAGVGKTALIQRFLKDTFEPKHRRTVEELHRKEYEVAGVKVTINIMDTSGSYSFPAMRKLSIQNSDAFALVYAVDDPESLVAVKSLRDEILEVKEDKYTPIVVIGNKIDRHNERQVSSKDVLSTVELDWNHSFVESSAKDNVNVLEAFRELLQQANLPSRFSPALCRRRETFPKESSKRPPMNKTNSCLIS